From the genome of Fibrobacter sp.:
GGCTCATTGCCGACGTGAAGGAAAAACGCCCGGAACTGGTGTTCCTGGCCGAAGCCTTTACTCGCCCGAAAATGATGCACCGTTTGGCAAAGTCCGGCTTTGACATGAGCTATACCTACTTTGCCTGGCGGTCTGCCAAATGGGAATTTGAGCAGTACCTGAAGGAACTTACCCAGAGTAACGCGAAGGAATACATGCGGGGCATTTTCTTCCCGACGACTCCAGACATTTTCCCGAAGTACCTGGCCTACAAGGGCCCCAACGCCTTCAAGCAGCGTTACTTTTTGGCGGCTACCCTTTCGAGCCTTACCGGCATGTACAACGGCTACGAGCTGTGCGAAAATATCCCGAGTCCTATCAAGGAAGAACTGGCCGACAGCGAGAAGTACCAGTACAAGGTTCACAACTGGAGCGGTCCGGGTATCCAGGACTTTGTCCGCCGGGTAAACACCGCCCGTCAGGAACATGCCGCCCTGCAGGAATACGACAACCTGGAATTCCACTACGCACAGAACGACCAGCTGATGGTTTACTCCAAGAAGACCGGCGACGACATTATCTTGTGCGTGTGCAACATGGACATGGATAACCCCCAAGAAGGCCTGGTGGAAATCAACATGTCAAAGCTTGGCATGGCCGAAGACGCCTTCTACTTTTTGAAGGACGTGATTACCGGAGACAGTTTCGTGTGGCGTGGCAGCAAGAACTTTGTGCGTCTGGACCCGGCCCGTGCCCCCGGACACATGTTCATTGTGAAGAGGATATAAAATCGCGGGTGACACCCGCATCAATGAATGTGGAGTGTGGAATGTGTGATGTGAAATTAATCATCTCACACTTCACATTCCACATTTCACATCTCTAAAACGCTTGGTATATCTTGAATATGGCGAGGATTTTCCCGATGATGGCGGGGATTCCCGGACACAAGAAGCAGAGCATGACGCGGGTGACGCGGTTTTTCCACCAGTGCTTCACCTGCCAGATGTCGTCGGCGAGGGTTTCCATTTCCTGGACTCTCGGCGGTCGCATATAGACCTGGGTGAGGGCGGTAAAGAACCCGACGCCGATAAGCGGTGTAAGCCCTGTGAAGGGCGCCATGACCAGCGCCACTAGAACTGTTAGCGGGTGACCGCCAGCGATGATGGTGCCCAGCATGGCGCCGCCGCCGGTAAGCATGGCCCAGTGGAGGCTCAGTTCGCCGGCCTTTTCGATGCCTGCCTGGTAGCCGATGTAGATGATGCTTGCCACGATGGCCACGGGGATTGCCCAGCCGATGATTTTCCAGATGGGGGAGCCCTTGGGGATAACCGTGATGGATTCTTCGCTGGGGAGTTCCTTGTTCTCGCTGATGATGCTGGCGATTCCCTTCACGTGACCGGCGCCTACCACGGCCACCACCTTGTTTCCAGGGGCGGTCTTGATCTTGCTGGCCAGATACTGGTCCCGCTCGTCAATCAGGACCTTCTTTACTTCGGGGAAGGTCTTGCCGAATTCCTGCATCATGGCACTGAGGGAATCCTGTTCCTTGATTTTGGCCAGTTCTTCTTCGCTGACCTGAGTCTTGTCGAAGATGCTCCCGAACAGGCCGCCCAGAAGACTCAGCTTACGGTACCAGGGGGTGCATGCCCAGGCCCGCTTCAGCGTAATCTTGATATCCCGGTCGGCAAGGACCACGGGGATTTCGTTTCCTTCGGCCTCGTCCACCGCCTCTTTCAGTTCGGCGCCTGGCTTGACTCCGGTCTGGGCTCCCATGCGCTTTTGGTACGAGCCTAGCACCAGGTTGGC
Proteins encoded in this window:
- a CDS encoding TraB/GumN family protein, giving the protein MSENADIYRISTGDNREIVLVGTAHISQVSKELVRETIETEKPDTVCVELDAGRMQSLKDPDRWKNTDLKSVIKNKQLATLIANLVLGSYQKRMGAQTGVKPGAELKEAVDEAEGNEIPVVLADRDIKITLKRAWACTPWYRKLSLLGGLFGSIFDKTQVSEEELAKIKEQDSLSAMMQEFGKTFPEVKKVLIDERDQYLASKIKTAPGNKVVAVVGAGHVKGIASIISENKELPSEESITVIPKGSPIWKIIGWAIPVAIVASIIYIGYQAGIEKAGELSLHWAMLTGGGAMLGTIIAGGHPLTVLVALVMAPFTGLTPLIGVGFFTALTQVYMRPPRVQEMETLADDIWQVKHWWKNRVTRVMLCFLCPGIPAIIGKILAIFKIYQAF